A stretch of Salvelinus alpinus chromosome 4, SLU_Salpinus.1, whole genome shotgun sequence DNA encodes these proteins:
- the LOC139574267 gene encoding acidic fibroblast growth factor intracellular-binding protein B-like, whose translation MSVELDVFVVNTTIMDEEVYQLWLDGYTVNGAVKVRMEGGVWEGCEASAEVLHSDTMDQYRTFQMCERLLHSPVKLANQLLFQIPPHRQAMLIERYYAFDSVFVREVLGKKLSKGTKKDLDDVSAKTGVTLKSCRRQFDNFKRVFKVVEELKGPLVENIRQHFFLSDKLARDYAAIVFFANNRFETGKKKLHYLTFQDFAFCAGQLISNWTVGALDNMVEDMDVDLEKEFLQDLKELKILITDRDLLDQHKSLVCTALRGKTKAFNEMEANFKNLSRGLVNIAAKLTNTKEVRDFFIDLVEKFIEPCRSDKWTAGDMRLYLTHYTNSAHVLDTFKHQVVWDRYMGVIKSCILKMYHD comes from the exons ATGTCAGTTGAACTTGATGTGTTTGTGGTTAACACCACCATTATGGATGAGGAAGTCTATCAGTTATGGCTGGATGGCTACACAG TGAATGGTGCAGTGAAGGTTCGTATGGAGGGAGGGGTATGGGAGGGGTGTGAGGCCAGTGCTGAGGTTCTGCACAGTGACACCATGGACCAGTACAGAACCTTCCAGATGTGTGAGCGCCTCCTACACAGCCCTGTCAAGCTGGCCAATCAGTTGTTGTTCCAGATCCCACCTCATCGCCAGGCCATGCTCATAGAGAG GTACTATGCGTTCGATAGCGTGTTTGTGCGAGAGGTCCTTGGGAAGAAGCTCTCAAAGGGGACCAAGAAGGACCTTGATGACGTCAGTGCAAAGACTGGTGTCACACTGAAGAGCTGCAGGCGGCAG TTTGATAACTTCAAGCGTGTATTCAAAGTTGTGGAGGAACTGAAGGGACCCCTGGTGGAGAACATTCGTCAGCACTTCTTTCTCTCTGACAAGCTGGCCAG GGATTACGCTGCCATCGTTTTCTTTGCCAATAATCGCTTTGAGACAGGGAAGAAGAAGCTGCACTATCTTACATTCCAGGACTTTGCCTTCTGTGCAGGGCAGCTCATCAGCAACTGGACTGTGGGAGCATTGG ATAACATGGTGGAAGACATGGACGTGGATCTTGAGAAGGAGTTCTTACAAGATCTAAAAGAACTGAAGATTTTAATCACTGACAGGGATCTGCTGGACCAGCACAAGAG TTTGGTGTGCACGGCTCTCCGGGGGAAGACCAAAGCATTTAATGAGATGGAAGCCAACTTCAAG AATCTCTCCAGAGGCCTTGTCAACATTGCTGCCAAACTAACCAACACAAAAGAAGTCAGAGACTTCTTCATTGATCTGGTGGAAAAG TTTATTGAGCCGTGTCGGTCAGACAAATGGACAGCAGGAGACATGAGGCTCTACCTCACTCACTACACTAACTCTGCACACGTACTCGACACATTCAA acacCAGGTGGTGTGGGACAGGTACATGGGAGTGATAAAAAGCTGCATCCTCAAAATGTACCATGACTGA